The segment TTCATAGTTGTGTTTTTTGAACTGCATTTAAAAATCAAGCGATATTACTacgctacaatatgttggattcatATTAATGtcgatttaaaaacatttcaatgtgcggCATGTCTTTGTAGCAACAGAGGCAGCTGCCTTTGGACAGCCAGGCCTCAAAGGTAGCTGCCATTAGCTAACCGTTACAAGTCGGTGTCCCTGTCTGttgacaacggaagtgtttctaCTGGCAACCGCGTCCACcaccctcacagctcctcactgaAGAGTCGAGCAGCGGAACTCCGCCACGTTCACTCAATAAAAGTTGTTTACGAGTGTCAGAGTGGAGACGATTTAACTTAACCACGGCGGAGTCGAAGGAACGTCCCCGCCAACATGGTAAGTCCTGGCTGGGAAACCGACGTTAAGAGTTAGCTCGTGTGCTACAGACCGAGCGCTCACTGCTCGTGATGCTAACGCTTGGGTTTTCTCCCCGGGACAGAATCAGTGGGACAATCGGAGGATCGTAGCTCAGCGCCGCGCTcaggagcagcagaagcaggACGACGCCAAGTTTGTGGCCAGAGACAAGCATGTCCTGGCCGgcctgagggaggaggagagctgggggaggaggagagagctgcggcaggagcaggaggagctcagggagagagagatggagagcgcTCTGCTCAAGGTGGGCGATCACGAGTATGATTGTAACACACGACCCCGAACCCACCAGCACAGACTTTATCAATAAGTGATTAAACCATTGCTCAAATGACAGAGGGGAAAACAATGTGAGCCCAAAGgttaattcatatttaaagcAAACCGTTCTTCTTCTCGAGGAGtaggaagaaaacacaacagatatATTTCATAGGTAAAAGTAGCAGGATTTAATGAACTCATATACACGTGTTTAAAAATTCAGATGGGAAACTAATGTGAAATCTAGATTTGTAGCTGTCGTTTTAATATCGGTTGCCAGGGGACAGTAGTTTGCCTGCTAGCTGATCAGGACCAAAGATTATTATTTCTGTTGTCTTAGTTCTGTCTCAGCTCAAACCCTTATGGTCACATTTTTTGACTCCGTTAATCGAACATTAACAAATCCTCAGCACAAGTGTGGTCTGTAGAATGGAGAACAGTATATGATAGGCTCCTAAAAGGATAACTTTAACATCTGTATTCTGTACACAGAGAAAGTTTGTGTGCCAACATGTTGGCTTGTATATACATTTTACAGCTCTCACGATGTAACCCAGATATCTTACTTCGTTTAaatttaattttagttttttttatttactcttcATGCAGAAAAATACCTAATATGTACAATATAATTGAATAACTGAACAATATGGGCTACAGtttgagagagtgtgagagtagCTTAAAATCTTGTATTATGATGAATCAATTAAAGGGGTTATACAAAAAGATTTAGAAGGAATATTAAGTAGAGTTAACAGAAATGCAGTATTTACTCTTGACAGTGAATGTTTGTTGCGCTGTAGAGTCAAGCTTCTCACTTCATCATTGATGGAAACATTTTTTGAGTCAGATTCTTAATCGGGGGAAAAATGGTCCCTTATTGAGGAATATTGTATGTAATGtctgttttattgaaaaatcaccACAACGCCGAAGTGGACCAGGATTCAAACTTTGAAAAGccttgttttacataacacttTGCTGTATCATTAAGGTGTGAACTGTTACCTAATCAATGCAGATGGGCATAACTGAATTTGACTTGCAGGCAGACGAGGACAGAATAAACAGGGACAAGCAACTTGAACAAGAGGAGAGAATGGCTAAAGAGCTGGCTCGCATCAACTTTGAAACACAACGAGATGAGAAAATGAGGCAGCACATCAAAGAGAACAGGTGAACACACCCACGTACTATCGAACATGCAGCAATTGTGCTTTTATACattctctctctgctttggTCTGTGTAAACCCTCCTTTGGACTATTTTCAGTCTGGAGCTTCGAGAACTGGAGTCCAAACTGAAATCTGCGTATATGAACAAGGAGAGAGCTGCACAGATTGCAGAGCATGAGGCCATGAAGTCTGAGACCTTGGTGAGCACCGTCCCTGTTCATTTCAAGTATTAAGAACTATGCTGAAAAATGTTTAAGGATCCTGTATATATACTGTGTATGTCTTTTTGCTTTCACTAGCGTGAGAAGGCGGACTGTTCTCGCAAAATGCACTGCGAAAGAGAGCGAGCagctgtggagcagcagaggctggAGCAGAAACGCCAAGAGGAGCTGTTCCAATATCAGAGGGAGCTAGAGCAGCAGGTCATGGAGAGGGAGCACAGACGACAAGAGGCTTACGAGGAGTTCCTTAAAGAGAAGCTCTTGGTGGATGAGATTGTCAGGAAGGTTTATGAGGAGGATCAGATGTGAGTTCATCATTCATTCCTTAACACAATCAAACAATGAATTAAGGATGAGCAAGAACTTGACTTTAATTATTTGATTAGCCTGTTCAGTTAAAGAGAGAAGAGTCATGTTCAGTTGTGTATCTAATATTGAAGatattttaaaggggacatattatgaaaattccacttttgtagtgtttctacatgttaattgggtatctggcatgtctaccgtccccaaaactctggaaaaaaacaactcccgcgatttgttgtggttcctctatgtcagaagcGATActctagagtgcgtcgaatgggattacgaccaaaataaacgtcatagtcacaccatgcccatgtagggagtctcgctccaccggcccggttagctcgcgagctaacgctagccggggagccccTAGCTTACCGGGCCGTTGGAgaccggctagcgttagctcgctgctgctacccgtcaggcatttaagtggccgcataaataagggacccccgggacacctctaaacgttgacccaacagtgtggaaggatgctgcttctgcgccagctcaagctcccacggCGCCCACTgcagggctgcgctggggagctggggttctcgcagccaggctcaccgggggtgaggggggcggggcactcaaaacaggtcaatctgaggagggctgttctagacagggttaaaaggtgcTGTtgtaaatgatccttgtggtattttgaccaaaatatgttacagacatttcattaagacccaaaggaaccatatcaactgtggtaaaatgggcataatatgtcccctttaaatcacTGGATTTGTGTGGGTATGTATTTCAAAAACCGAATCTACAAGCACCAGTTTCTCTCTATAGAAAACATAAAGACTGTGGAAGACTTATGGCTTTACTGTAAACTGTTGTTGTCTTGGTGAAGGGAGAGACATCTGAGACTGGAGAAGGTCAGAGCCACTCAGCAGCACATTGAGGAATTCCACAGGCAGCAGGCCGAGTGGAGACgcatagagaaagagaggatggaGGCCGAGAACAGGTGCATCATGGAGTTTatgaaccagcagcagcacatggaGGAGGACAAAATGGCCAAGATCAGAGAGACGGAGGATGCTAAAGAGAATCTTCATAAAATAGTTGAGACAACGTTTTTCAgtcaacaacacatttctgCATCGGGTACCAACTATCACTAACatcactcctctctcctctctagcTGTGTAAGAGGATGGAAGAGGAGATGCAGAAGCGTGAAGAGATGGAACAAATCCGTGAGGAGCTTTGCCtggaggaacaagaggaagcGAACAGGCAGAGAGAAATTGTAAGGATCATTACTGCTGTTATACCCGAGTGTGGATAGTTGACCCGAGCCTGTCAGGACCCGTCATGACCCTAGGAGTCGTGCCGGGTTCAGACAAAAAATTTGATAATCTGGTTGGGTCGAGTTTTGTCGCTTTGGCCGGAATGTCTACATGATTGTTTACTGCCTGTAATCAGAGAACGCCTCAGGTACGAAAAGGTTCGGACACACAAAACAGAATTCCTGTCAGGTTCGAGTCAGGTTCGGCTGATTTTCTCTCAGGCTTGTTCGGGTTTGGACAGAAAATTGCGGACCGAGCAGCACTCTATGTTATACGTCCATGTTCAGCGCAGCTCTAGGCTTTTAGCTTTAGGCTTAATAAGTAATTGACTTATTTGCTGGTGTTGTGGCACTATAATAGCTAAGTTGTGATCATATCATGTTTTACTATAATTTTTTAGCTATTACCTAAATGACCCCCCCAATATCTGCTCTAACAggaagaaatggagaaaaaaatcagAGAGCGGCTGACGATGCAGCAGGCCTGCCAGGAGCACGTGGCTTTcagagagatgaagaagaaagcggataaagaggaagaggaggccttcAGTAAGGCAATGATGGCTAAGTACGCAGAGGACGATCGGATCGAGCAGATGAATGCCCAGAAAAGACGCATGAAGCAACTTGAGCACAAACGCGCGGTGGTGAAAATGATAGAGGACAAGAGACGACAGCATCTGGCTGATGTGGTACGTCCCGGACTCTCTGTTTCCGTAATTACATCAATAATAAGGTGGTACTGGTGTAGCTTCACTGTCTGATGATTTACTGCTCATGCTGAGCGCCTGTTCTGGCTCTGTGTAACTTTAGGGAGTGGGtacgatctcctgtgagaagtgtggAACTGACTGAAAGTTGAATCAGGTCCAGCAAGTTCACGagtaatgctgaactgtagatcagttaaaaagactaaGGATCTTTCAAAACCcatgtttatctccaatataTATTGAGGAACATTTTTAGGATAAATATTATTCTGAACAGGGTTTAGTGTCGGCATGTGTGGctccagagggcgctgttgcctCAGTAGAGGTTACGTAGTGTAACTTTCATGAAAGTAGACCGggaaaacaatatttatttgatCTACGCAAGTGAAACACATAATGTAAAATACATGGTTTGTCTGTGTCAGCTTCAGATTATCATGTCAGTTTCAAACAACCTGATTTGATCATAACACGTTCATCCCTCTCCTCAAGGAACTGGAGGCCAAAGAAAGAGCgatggagcaggagagggaggcgCAGCGGAGACAGATTgttgaagaagagagaaagaaacttcTGAAACGTCACGCGGCTCAACTGCTGGGATACTTCCCGAAGGTATGAGACAGTGTGTGAATCATCAATCATTTTACACAGCTTCATATCGTCTGTGCATCGAACGCCTGTCTGATCATCAGTGTATCTCCATTCAGGGTTTGCTCCGTGAGGATGACCTGCAGCACTTTGATGAAGACTTCAGAAATAACTTCAAACCAGTAGCTTCTGAGGACAGCTTGGATGGTGACGcttaaatgtgtttctgtcagTCTGCCACTAGAGGGCATTACTGTTAAACCAGTAATGCATTTCTAAAAAAACTGAATGTGAGAATAACATGATCAGGAAACCAATATTCAAATCTAAACTTTATTAGTAAAACTAATTGGATTCTGAAAGATTCCAAAGTTACAAATTTAACTTAACATCACACAGGAATTTATTTAGAAATGTATAAATTGATCTCGACACCTTGaaccaaaaaaatgtaatgctgAGTCTGTCAGTGTTTACGACTTCCCCCAGTCCAGAGCTTTCAGGAACTCGTCTTCCGTGAACGACAGCAGCTTGGCAGCCTCAAAATGCATCTGCACGCACACAACAATAAAACTCTGTTAATTGTATATTTAATTGAACACTATAAACAGGGTTTGTATTAACAGGGTCTGAAGGATTCACTGACCTTTTGCCTTTTGAGAATGTCAATCAGTTTGAGCTGCTTCTTGAAACCCACAACGAGTTCTGCTTTCTGCTTTTTCAGGATTTTGTTTTCAGCAATTATATTCTCTTTGCTCTGATTGTCCGTGCTTATGTTGTCCTTAACAAATAGAAGGTAATAGACTGAATTAGTACAAGCCAGACAGAACTTGCATTACTTCTGCAACAGGTAAGATTCATGCAACATAGTAAAATTCATTTGTAGCTTTAGTTAAATGTTGCTGCTTAAAATTCAGCTACATTAATTGAAAGACTTCTGTTCTCCACACGTTCAGTTTTTTAGTGTTTACTGTTGAGTTTCATCACTGTGTGAGTTGATTATCTCTGTTTTGAAGGAATCGTCTGTTTATTAATAGGATGAATTATCTTTTTTACTTAAGAGATGGTGCACATTAGTTCACTTTAATCATAATTTTTCATTCTAAAGGTAAAATGTTGTGACACTCAAAATggcttatttttattattaaaataaagatatagttctttattctgttgttttaagATTTATTCATTacgtgtttgatttatgtttgaTTCTTTATTAATTTCTAATTTTTAAATCTCTATCATTTCACATTATGTTGATTGTAAACCTGCTTCTGTTTTGATTAATAAAAGTCTGCTCTTCAAATACTAAAATGTGTTGGTCGTCAACAACCAAAATAAAAGCCatgtcaaaaagaaaagtctggttCAAGTTCTCTAGTGAAGACCAGGTGGTGAAAGTCAACCACCTTCAAGTAGCTCTCATGAAATGAGGTTCAACAAAGAAGGAAATcacaattaaaacaatttataaaaaGATTAATATTAGCAACTGTAAATAAACCATAGATAAAGTTCAGAAACTAATATTAGCCAACACTTTCTGCACAAAAACTTTGCAATAATCAAAAACACCACATTTGAATACCTACAGTAATTAAACCTAGATGATGTTTTTATCAGCAGGGACAGCAGTGGGATTTACTGGTTACCTTATTAGTCTGTTTCATCTGGTTGAGCTGAGTCTTtaacctctccacctcctccagagcTCTGTTCAGACGAACCTCTGCGGCGCTGTGGACGGCTCCTGCTTGTTTGTTGGACCTATTCAGATTTTCTATTTCCTACACAGAGCAAAGGGAGTAAATACAATGGATTTATCTCACACGAGTAGGAAGACGGTGTCAGATTTATTGGTTCGTTATTGAGTCTGTGCCGTCTCTCACACTGTTTGCAGTGACACAAACCTTTTTTAATCCAGACACTTGCAGTTGAAGATCATCACATTTTTTGGTTGACTCCTCTGCTAAAGCTCGGTGCTTCTCAATCTGTTTTTGCTGAGTGCTTGTGGTCTTCTGTCCTTTGGCTCGGTCCACCTCCATCTCCTTTATCTTTGCACTGAGTTCAGCATTTTGATTATCCTGTAACAACAGAACAATAGAGTTAAATCTATATAATTTTTCTCAATATTTGAGTTGAAAGTCATCTATTAGAAGCAGCAGTTAAACACAAGAATGTAACCATCTAATGGATAGGTGTCAAATTTGTGTACTCCTAAGGGTCCGCCCCTCTCTCTAGACACTTCTAGTTGACTTATTGTTCATGTACAAATTTCACATTACCTTCTTGTAACATTCACACGAGAGTTGATCCAGTTCTTCATGCATAATCCGTAGCTTTGCATTGAGAACCCGCATCTGAGCTTCTGAAACGgcttaaaaaaacagaacaatgaGCATATTTAAAAAACCAGAGGAAGTGGTTTTCACTCACGGTTCACGTCGTGGCAAAAACAGATCATTTCTCTTATTTTGCTTTAATTTAGGATTTTCAAGTGacaaaaaatacagaatttcCGATCCCGGGTTAATCTAAACACTATTAGTTTTTtggaaaaggttttaaaaacatactaaaacatttattgttttaaaatgatagacttcttttaaaacaattaataaaacagAACTTGCATATCATAAGTTCTTACAAAAAGATGATGATTGTATTAAACTTTGTAACAGTTTGCTGCTTTTTGGCATGACTTTTATAAGTATTTGCAaattttgtaatttatttataattaactGGAGTTTACATTACTTAAAGTGATATAAAGATTTACCTGATCCAACATTGTCTCCAGCATTAAGTACATCGTGGTCGTCCCCAACAACATCATGAATGTCCGTgtccttcatcttctcctccatgcCATGAATCAACTTTGCTAGAAATAAATCCCCTGAATCTTCACCATCTGCTGACTCATCTGCACGAGACAGGCTTCTGCAATCGAGCAAGCAACAATCAAATATCAGAATATTAATGTCAATGATATTCTAAAAAGTCATGACCTAGAAATTGTTGCCTAATGAACTAAATAGTTTGGAATGGATTTAGAAACTACGTCAAATCCAACTTACGCTCTTTTACAGTCAGACTTTTTTCCTCTTGTTCCAGGACGCATGATGCGCGATATTCTGtggatgaacagataaataaacagaaagacaaagaggaaataagttatttgaataagttatttttctttcactgaCTTAGTTTGTAAAGTTTATCTCTATTTAGAGGCTGGTCTTTTTAActgaaataaatttaaacttttgAAGAGGTGGTCAGTGAGAAAATTAGCCTCTAAGAAGTCTACAACCGTGTTTGTGGTCCTGAGCCTGAGACATTTCTTACCTTgaatcctcttcatcttcattgtCTGAAATCAGGAGGGTGGATAACGGCTTTGACGGAACTTTACTCTGTTCTCTCTAAAATAAAGAACAGCAAAAAGAAGTTTCAGTTATACCGCAAGTCCGGTCCTAAAGATTCACATTCGACTTTCCCCATCAGTTGAGCTACTGTTGTGACAGATTTAGTTAAATGATGCAAACGGGTGAATAACTTACCATGAGCTGTTCGGCCTGCTTTACTAGTTCGGTTGTTTTGACTTCTAGCTCTGCATTTAAGAGTCTGAtgggggaaaaaatgatggACAAACATTATTTTATCATGACCATGGACTTATGTGTTGTAGAATTCAACCACTTTGTTTTGTAGGAAATTCTCTCTTTAAATGTTGAAGGAGAACGGTAACAGTGTTACATCTCTGAACACGACCCCAACACTTCATCCCACATTTCAATATCATATCTACTCTTGTGTGGCATTATAATATGTACCACCATTATTTTTGAAACACACCttattaattgtattttttcagCATTAACCAAGATAACATAACaacaaaaatctatttatttaatttataaaaatgttgtttttgatgTAACTTGTCTAGTTGATCCTGAGTAGGTAACAGTTCAGTCCATGTTGACAGCTCTTGTCACGAGTGTGTGAagagttttgaaaatgtaaaaaaggagATTTGAGTGAGTAATTATAAAAATCAGGAAAAAGTCAAGGTAAAGTCATGTATGTCCGTTAAATACAGGTCTACAGTACACCTGAAGAGTTTCTCTCTAGGTTTGATGAAGAAATCTACTCCATGTGAAGGAGTACAACCAGTGTACAAGACACATAATGTCTCAAATACACACTAATTCTgtgttaattataataatattaaaaattattataactattCAAGTGAGATTCAAGTGTTAATTAATCAGAAGGGGTCATTTGATGATCCTACACATGAATGAATTCATGAACAAAATGATCCGTAACCAAGCAGAAGAAAATCTTACTTGTATTTTTCTTCCTGAGCAAGCAGGTGACAACCTGTTTGCTCACCCGTGAGCTTTTTTGGGGGAACAGAAGCAGATTGGGGTCTTACTTCAGCTCTCTTAGACCTCTCACTGGTCGAGCTGGAGGATGGACGTCTCTGTTTcttaacaataaaacaacacagagcagATTTATTATTACAATAATCCCCTATACATACAGTTTTACTACAAGAtatgatgtttcatatttcaccGTGATTTTGCCTCAAGTTTTAAGAGTGGATATATTCTATCCATGATGGATATCACCTAACGCATGGTTTAAGTCACCCATATTTTACTTGTATGAGCTGCTGTATGCGCATACATTTGTTTTGATCTGATGGTTGTTGTGTTACATGTTGTTTGAGACACGTGTTTGTGGATAAAACCAGGACCACATGTCAGTGTCTTGTCCATCTTTAACCCTTTGAAACGCAACATGGTTTAAAAGTGACCCGGCTCAGTTTTTATAATCTGTATCTTTGCAGTGAATGAATTTCATTTCTCAGTATTTCAGGGATTCCCCACTttacttgtttttgatcattacaaatgtgtatttaaattttCCCTTTATTACTTTTGGAATAAAAATCATTTGTGTATCACAACCCTTtaatgcacaacatgggtcaaaactGACTCGTAGTCATTacttgtgttattttatttatgagtgtttctctgctatattttttttaataaacgattttatcatttaatattgtaagtattcattaaatatcttgtttttgattacctcAAATCActattttccttttctcctttcttACTTTGTAAAGCAAAAGTAAATTTTGTATATCTATatcacttttacacacatatacaccaaGTATTCACTAGGGAACACCTACCATCAatttcacacagctgcttttgcacatctgatgcatgtgattcttattttacaatccattactagtgagaa is part of the Pleuronectes platessa chromosome 1, fPlePla1.1, whole genome shotgun sequence genome and harbors:
- the mns1 gene encoding meiosis-specific nuclear structural protein 1, translated to MNQWDNRRIVAQRRAQEQQKQDDAKFVARDKHVLAGLREEESWGRRRELRQEQEELREREMESALLKADEDRINRDKQLEQEERMAKELARINFETQRDEKMRQHIKENSLELRELESKLKSAYMNKERAAQIAEHEAMKSETLREKADCSRKMHCERERAAVEQQRLEQKRQEELFQYQRELEQQVMEREHRRQEAYEEFLKEKLLVDEIVRKVYEEDQMERHLRLEKVRATQQHIEEFHRQQAEWRRIEKERMEAENRCIMEFMNQQQHMEEDKMAKIRETEDAKENLHKILCKRMEEEMQKREEMEQIREELCLEEQEEANRQREIEEMEKKIRERLTMQQACQEHVAFREMKKKADKEEEEAFSKAMMAKYAEDDRIEQMNAQKRRMKQLEHKRAVVKMIEDKRRQHLADVELEAKERAMEQEREAQRRQIVEEERKKLLKRHAAQLLGYFPKGLLREDDLQHFDEDFRNNFKPVASEDSLDGDA
- the tex9 gene encoding testis-expressed protein 9 isoform X2, whose translation is MAERGLNKKAQSAGSQKQRRPSSSSTSERSKRAEVRPQSASVPPKKLTGEQTGCHLLAQEEKYKLLNAELEVKTTELVKQAEQLMREQSKVPSKPLSTLLISDNEDEEDSRISRIMRPGTRGKKSDCKRASLSRADESADGEDSGDLFLAKLIHGMEEKMKDTDIHDVVGDDHDVLNAGDNVGSEAQMRVLNAKLRIMHEELDQLSCECYKKDNQNAELSAKIKEMEVDRAKGQKTTSTQQKQIEKHRALAEESTKKCDDLQLQVSGLKKEIENLNRSNKQAGAVHSAAEVRLNRALEEVERLKTQLNQMKQTNKDNISTDNQSKENIIAENKILKKQKAELVVGFKKQLKLIDILKRQKMHFEAAKLLSFTEDEFLKALDWGKS
- the tex9 gene encoding testis-expressed protein 9 isoform X1, coding for MAERGLNKKAQSAGSQKQRRPSSSSTSERSKRAEVRPQSASVPPKKLTGEQTGCHLLAQEEKYKLLNAELEVKTTELVKQAEQLMREQSKVPSKPLSTLLISDNEDEEDSRISRIMRPGTRGKKSDCKRASLSRADESADGEDSGDLFLAKLIHGMEEKMKDTDIHDVVGDDHDVLNAGDNVGSAVSEAQMRVLNAKLRIMHEELDQLSCECYKKDNQNAELSAKIKEMEVDRAKGQKTTSTQQKQIEKHRALAEESTKKCDDLQLQVSGLKKEIENLNRSNKQAGAVHSAAEVRLNRALEEVERLKTQLNQMKQTNKDNISTDNQSKENIIAENKILKKQKAELVVGFKKQLKLIDILKRQKMHFEAAKLLSFTEDEFLKALDWGKS